In one Juglans regia cultivar Chandler chromosome 11, Walnut 2.0, whole genome shotgun sequence genomic region, the following are encoded:
- the LOC108981234 gene encoding homeobox protein knotted-1-like 1, which produces MEEFYRLNRPIVSSSNTSARFHGSMDNMLRFEEAEPEVGGSEMMDLIKTQISNHPLYPNLVSAYIECQKVGAPPEIASLLEEISRGNHYSRGNHYALGSTYSEIGANPELDEFMDAYCKTLYSYKEELSKPFDEATSFLSGIESQLNNLCKGTLTRTLDYRSDEATGTSGEELSYGEVDAAALENQELSSTGPSGDNELKEKLLRKYSGYLSNLMKEFLKKRKKGKLPKDATLALMDWWNTHYRWPYPTEEEKSRLSEVTGLDQKQISNWFINQRKRHWKPSEDMRFALMDDVSSSAGGPIYFDPGDRTGR; this is translated from the exons ATGGAAGAGTTTTATAGGCTTAATCGGCCTATAGTATCTTCTTCTAATACTTCAGCTAGATTTCACGGCTCTATGGATAACATGCTCCGATTCGAAGAGGCTGAGCCAGAAGTCGGAGGGTCGGAGATGATGGATCTGATCAAGACCCAGATTTCCAACCATCCTCTTTATCCAAATTTGGTTTCTGCTTACATAGAATGCCAAAAG GTTGGAGCTCCCCCAGAAATTGCGTCTCTTCTTGAAGAAATCAGCCGAGGAAACCACTACAGCCGAGGAAACCACTACGCATTAGGCAGTACTTACAGTGAGATAGGAGCTAACCCAGAACTGGATGAATTCATG GACGCATACTGTAAGACTCTATACAGTTACAAGGAGGAGCTATCCAAGCCGTTCGATGAAGCTACCTCATTCTTGAGCGGCATTGAATCACAGCTCAATAATCTCTGCAAAGGAACCTTGACAAGAACCTTGGATTATCGTTCTG ATGAAGCAACTGGGACTTCAGGGGAGGAATTAAGTTATGGGGAGGTAGATGCAGCAGCACTTGAAAATCAAGAGCTCTCTTCTACTGGCCCTTCAGGAGACAATGAACTAAAAGAAAAGCTCCTTCGAAAGTACAGTGGCTATCTTAGCAATTTGATGAAAgagtttttaaagaaaaggaagaagggaaAGCTACCAAAGGATGCAACACTAGCATTGATGGATTGGTGGAATACTCATTATAGATGGCCATATCCGACG GAGGAGGAAAAATCAAGGTTGTCGGAGGTGACAGGATTAGACCAAAAACAGATAAGCAATTGGTTCATAAATCAGAGGAAGAGGCATTGGAAGCCATCTGAGGACATGAGATTTGCTCTCATGGACGATGTTAGCAGTAGTGCTGGAGGACCTATTTATTTCGATCCTGGAGATAGAACAGGAAgatga